The following are encoded together in the Bos javanicus breed banteng chromosome X, ARS-OSU_banteng_1.0, whole genome shotgun sequence genome:
- the LOC133242660 gene encoding ferritin heavy chain-like: MTATTLMPTAALKVRHHYHSECEAAVDGDAALQLHKSFRCLARACSLHHHHNVALKQITQFLLRSHEHSKRAKSLMFLLNQHSSRISFLNIRMPETQELESSLQAMQNTLHLEKSVSQSLLNLHHLATKSSDAHLCHFLEMRHLDQQLEFVKELGDHLTSVLKMRFPQGGLAECVFDKFTLGNSNKED, translated from the coding sequence ATGACGGCGACCACCCTGATGCCCACAGCAGCCCTGAAGGTGCGCCACCACTACCACAGCGAGTGCGAGGCCGCAGTCGACGGCGACGCCGCCCTACAGCTCCACAAGTCCTTCCGGTGCCTGGCGAGGGCCTGCTCCCTGCACCACCACCACAACGTGGCCTTGAAGCAGATCACCCAGTTCCTGCTCCGCTCCCACGAGCACAGCAAGAGGGCCAAGAGCCTGATGTTCCTGCTGAACCAGCACAGCAGCCGCATCTCCTTCCTCAACATCAGGATGCCCGAGACCCAAGAGCTGGAGAGCAGCCTCCAAGCCATGCAGAACACCCTGCATCTGGAGAAGAGCGTCAGCCAGAGCCTGCTCAACCTGCACCACCTAGCCACCAAGAGCAGCGACGCCCACCTGTGCCACTTCCTGGAGATGCGCCACTTGGACCAGCAGCTCGAGTTTGTCAAAGAGCTAGGGGACCATCTCACCAGCGTGCTCAAGATGAGGTTCCCACAAGGCGGTCTGGCAGAATGCGTCTTTGATAAGTTTACCCTGGGCAACAGCAACAAGGAGGACTGA